The sequence below is a genomic window from Uranotaenia lowii strain MFRU-FL chromosome 2, ASM2978415v1, whole genome shotgun sequence.
ATCTTCTTTGATGTTCCATGCCGAAAGTTATTTCCTTGAAACTAATACTTTATTTATCAATTTCTTTCAAAGACCATTTATTCCCATCAGAGGAAGATTAAATATGTCAAGGTGAGCAGAATGATTATGTTAATCCAAGAATGTTTGAAATCGTTGATCAATTGTTTCGTAGACTATTGCGTGTTGATATTTAAGTTTTGAGATTGCGTGTCTTCGCCTTTCTGACGAAGAAAAACACCTAGTATACATCAACCTTGGTACACTTACATAAGTTATCTCGGTGGATTCTTAGATGAGTAGTTTCTATTTGTGTCGGCCTTTCTAATCACCACCCTTTTTCCGACTTTTCTCTAGACGTCCCGAGTAGCCTCACACAGTTTTGCTTTGTTGTACTTCCACTTGACTGCATTGCGTGTATCTTGGAAACTACTGTTCTattgatccaaaaaaaaaatttccttctaCCAAACCATCAAAACCCAAAGACAACCGACTGATTTCCGTGTTCCGTCTTTGCAGAGACCCAATGGCTGACGTTCGGCGACCGATTGTGGCGTACAGTGATTTGGATATGCCGAATTTCAATGATAGCTTTCTTTAAATCGGATTTTGGCTTTCCGTTCGCTGACCCTTCTTGTTTCAATTCATGCTGACAAGCGATTTGCAAACTGTACAGCTCGCGGTACAATTAAGACAAAGACACATTTTTCCACCCTTCTGTTGTCGCAGGTTTTCTAAGAATCGCATACAATTTCAAGAAAGTCAATAAAACACTTAACTGGAGAGAAGATCTTTACTATCTTGTTCCTTTTAGTCCGAACTATCTATCTTCTATCgcttgaaacataaaaatattccaTGATAAATTTCATTGGCTGCGTGAAAAACCAATGTCTACAACCTTTTGATCTGTTACAGAATGGCACCCGAGTATCGTCCGGTGATCCATTACCGCGACTTGGACGCCCCGCGTGAACCGGATGAGTTCATCTAAATCAGCAAATGACAACCACCTATATTATTTCGCCGAACGCCACCTCAAAAAAAGAACAGGTGAAAGAAGCTTAGTGTCTGACTAAACTGTTGCAGTCGTAAGctttttgtagtattttgacTTCTGAACAATCTGTATTCTCATGTGTTATGGATGGCTAGCATTTTTCATCACCAGTAATGTAAGGTTTCGAGCCATCCATCTCTTCGTAGCGTAGGGGGTTTCTTTGGGTTCCATTCTAACAGTAAACATAATTAGGTATACAAAATGAGTATTCGTGGGGTGTTAATGTGTATGTCGCAATAAAGATCTACTATCCTCACAACCCCTAAATGGACTTTTTAAGGAAGCTTTATTCATCCGAAATTATTCTCTTAGAGTAAGCTAGACTTTCGTACCGAACACCAAAACTCGAACTGGTAAATCACATCTGCATCaaccgaaaatggagaaggggCCTTCTCGATGTCCGCCACAAACGAAAGgtagacattgcatctgaccatcacctcgtccttggtgagataGAAAGAAAAGGGCGTATGTTGAACGGCTTGAACCCCGAGTGGTGGTGTAATCAAGAATGTTTTAATCGCGACAAGCCATGAAAGTGGGtggaagaagtgaatggatgtcggatgaaacctggaggatgttcgatgatcggagaaaggcgaaactCAGAAGGCTAAAGCAAACATGTATGAATCCGAATCTTCCACTCAATGCTAAGCTCTGTAGTCTCAtatctcttgtctcaggtctcaggtcttaggcctcaggtctaaggtctcagatctcatgtctcaggtcgaaagtctcaggtctcaggtctccggtctcaggtatcacgttcttagtctcagagctaagattttcccaacttcaaaaaggttataatctaagtgttttcctttgcaAAGGACTAATATTTTCCCTCGAAAACCATGGTTATTCgcgaaatccgtgtaaaaaaaccgtgttaattcccgaaaaccgtgtaaaaaagccgtgtaaaaaaaccttggtgtataAAGAaaaggcagacccagaaactggTGGCGGCTCACCCTAACCGTAGAAATACGATTTGTTGACGAGGTGATCAATTAGCATCAAGTGCAGACGCTGGCGCTGGATCGTCAACAGTAGATGGAAATCTTTTACCTCTAGAATTCATGTTACCTCTAGAAAGTCACTTCGATCTGCTGGTTCCATTTTTACCAGGTGTGAGAAGTACGATATGTCGTACGATAATGGAGTTGTACGTACTATTTGTAATCAAAGGCATGAACCACATGCGAAGTTTCCCTTGATGAAAAGAATAATCTCGTAGCGTATCAATCGAAAACTTTATTAAATCCAAAGAAATAGTCTCCTCAAACCATCATCTGTTCAACCCGTGTCGTAGCCTCCACAATCTTCTCCCGCAGTTTCTTGCCCTGTTCGGTTCCCATCTCGTTGGCCAACACCTGTTTGCCTCTCATCAGACAATGCAACGCCTCGTTGTAATTTTTGACCACCACTGCGTCCTCCTTCGAAACGCCAGCTCTCAGCTTGCGAGCATTGATTTCCAAAAGGGCGGTTTGTTGTTCATAGAAGATGACACCCGAGTACAAACTAAGCCGGAACGAGTCCGGATCCAGAATGTCGATGACTTTTGTCAGTTGTCGACaggttgtaattttttcatccaGAAGCCTATCCGATAGCTGGGTAGTGTCGTAACCTTTGAGATGTCCGTATAGCTGGATGAGCGAATGCTTCAGCGTTAGCAGATGATAATGATTTGGGTGCAAGAACGACGACAGTTTGAAGATCAAATCTTCAACTTCCCGGGCCGATGATTTACGCTCCATAACGGAATCGACTTCTTCGCCGATCTTTGACAGCAGGAAGTTAACCTGATCGACCTCAAGTTGAACGGGACATTTGTCACATTTCCAGTCACTCGTGTCCTTCAGGGGGTCGATCGGAAGTTGGATACCTCCACAACCACCTTCTTCAATGCCAACACAACGTAGACCACTGATGTAGGTTCCCATTTCGGTGGGATCAGAGCAACGGACACAGGTgcacgagaaatatttctgggCCTTAAGATGCTCACGCCTCTGTTGAGTTCCCCAAAGCGAATGGGTGTAGGTCGTAGACAAGTGTTCACCTGCAAAAATTCAATTGTTGAAAATCACGAGGGTTTAAACAATCATACCGCCTTACCCTTCTGAATTTCTCTTCCAGTTTTGAATGTCAGCTTCATTCCTTTGGTGCAGTCAAAGGTGTAGAAACAATTTGGCAGACAACAATGCTCCATCATACATCCGGTAGGATAAAGTCCACAAATCTCCCGTCCATTGGTAAGCGGAATGATCATTGCGTTGACCTCCAGAATTCCACAAATTTTGTGCAGTGTTTTGGCATCACTGATCGGGAGCACTGTTTTACCCTGCTGTTCCTCCAGCCTTTTCAACGGTGTGATAAAGTTCTTGATCAGATATTGGACGGTGCGTTGATCTGCTTCCTCAAAATACACGGTACCCTTCCTAGCCTCGTAGTGACTCTCGAGTAGCATCAACTGATCGAACATGTCTCGGTTCCTAATTTGAAGAGCCAGACACTTCAATGCCAGCAGCGTATCATACCGATAGTAATCGAAAAAGGCCTCGGTATCATCCTTCATCTTCGGACCTCCGCCAATCCTCAGAATGCCACATTCCAGTCCATGCAAATTGGCATTCTCCAATCCGGGACAGTCGGGTTTGCAGGCCGGCCAGCGGCAGCTTGGGCAAGTATACAAACCCAGCTGGCAATCGGCGAAGCAACCTACGCATGGTACCATGATCGAGCGCTGTTCGTACTCGGCTAGGTTCCATTTGGGGCCAATCACTAGGGGGGCTTCCGTGAACAGGACCGTACCTTTCGGGATCGTTCTGGTGGCCTGGAAGTAGCGGCCCAGTTTCGCACTTCGTGAAAGCTGAAATGGATTTCGAGGATTTTAACGATATTTTAAAACCTTACAAAAAAGTTGGATtacatatgttaaaattttattattataaagtATAAAATTCTGATTTGATCCAGATCTTAActgttaaatttcaaaaattaaaatttcttttaaaaaattaaaaattttatattgcgcgataaatgttacttttttttttacatctgtTTAGTACGTatggtatgtatgtatgtatggttcccccatcggtagcaaggtccagcctatgtctgtgtggcttggccttcgaattgcttctcaggcttccacggccgatgatccgtcgaaggaaggcatccaaccttcagagacctacaatggttggcaatccactacGCTTGCAATTGTCTCTTCAGAtttaccccagatgcattccctctgaaatatataattatatatacaatagactagttcacttttcggcttttttcgctgatcacaacgccacttacagggtttgatcctcattcattttcaagtactcttgccgaatttgagctcatttgagtaagtttccagcgtgcgctagaagttttattgaaaaaagtcaatttttctggaaaattttcttagatgtgctctagcaagctgttgttaatataaaatgataattttatagtgctcggtgattggtatgacaagcgttcgtatggacctgttttagataattgactaaat
It includes:
- the LOC129746791 gene encoding SET domain-containing protein SmydA-8, which produces MSSCELCGIPSSLKCGGCKAVVYCSPDHQKKHWKQKHKNECNKPYELSRSAKLGRYFQATRTIPKGTVLFTEAPLVIGPKWNLAEYEQRSIMVPCVGCFADCQLGLYTCPSCRWPACKPDCPGLENANLHGLECGILRIGGGPKMKDDTEAFFDYYRYDTLLALKCLALQIRNRDMFDQLMLLESHYEARKGTVYFEEADQRTVQYLIKNFITPLKRLEEQQGKTVLPISDAKTLHKICGILEVNAMIIPLTNGREICGLYPTGCMMEHCCLPNCFYTFDCTKGMKLTFKTGREIQKGEHLSTTYTHSLWGTQQRREHLKAQKYFSCTCVRCSDPTEMGTYISGLRCVGIEEGGCGGIQLPIDPLKDTSDWKCDKCPVQLEVDQVNFLLSKIGEEVDSVMERKSSAREVEDLIFKLSSFLHPNHYHLLTLKHSLIQLYGHLKGYDTTQLSDRLLDEKITTCRQLTKVIDILDPDSFRLSLYSGVIFYEQQTALLEINARKLRAGVSKEDAVVVKNYNEALHCLMRGKQVLANEMGTEQGKKLREKIVEATTRVEQMMV